A window of the Brassica napus cultivar Da-Ae chromosome A2, Da-Ae, whole genome shotgun sequence genome harbors these coding sequences:
- the LOC106425811 gene encoding 26S proteasome regulatory subunit 8 homolog A-like yields the protein MAAVGVESMRPETAMEETCNVKIAAAKQGEGLKQYYLQHIHELQRQLRQKTNNLNRLEAQRNELNSRVRMLREELQLLQEPGSYVGEVVKVMGKNKVLVKVHPEGKYVVDIDKSIDINKITPSTRVALRNDSYVLHLVLPSKVDPLVNLMKVEKVPDSTYDMIGGLDQQIKEIKEVIELPIKHPELFESLGIAQPKGVLLYGPPGTGKTLLARAVAHHTDCTFIRVSGSELVQKYIGEGSRMVRELFVMAREHAPSIIFMDEIDSIGSARMESGSGNGDSEVQRTMLELLNQLDGFEASNKIKVLMATNRIDILDQALLRPGRIDRKIEFPNPNEDSRCDILKIHSRKMNLMRGIDLKKIAEKMNGASGAELKAVCTEAGMFALRERRVHVTQEDFEMAVAKVMKKDTEKNMSLRKLWK from the exons TGCAACGTCAAGATAGCGGCGGCGAAACAAGGGGAGGGACTTAAGCAGTACTATCTCCAGCACATCCATGAGCTCCAGCGCCAGCTCCGCCAGAAAACTAACAACCTCAATCGCCTCGAAGCTCAGAGGAATGAACTCAATTCTCGAG tACGAATGCTCAGAGAAGAGTTGCAGCTGCTTCAAGAACCTGGCTCCTATGTTGGTGAAGTAGTCAAAGTGATGGGGAAAAACAAGGTCTTGGTTAAG GTTCATCCAGAGGGGAAGTATGTTGTTGATATTGACAAAAGCATAGACATAAATAAAATCACACCATCAACAAGAGTTGCTCTCCGTAACGATAGCTATGTTCTCCACCTGGTTCTCCCGAGTAAAGTTGATCCCTTGGTCAACCTTATGAAAGTTGAGAAGGTTCCCGACTCTACATATGACATGATTGGTGGTCTTGACCAGCAAATTAAAGAAATTAAGGAG GTCATTGAGCTGCCTATCAAGCATCCTGAACTGTTCGAGTCTCTTGGAATTGCGCAGCCAAAG GGTGTGTTGTTATATGGTCCACCTGGAACTGGGAAGACACTTTTGGCTCGAGCTGTGGCACATCACACTGACTGTACGTTCATCAGAGTTTCTGGTTCAGAGCTGGTCCAGAAGTACATTGGAGAAGGTTCAAGAATGGTCAGAGAACTCTTCGTGATGGCAAG GGAGCACGCACCATCAATCATCTTCATGGATGAGATCGACAGTATTGGGTCTGCTCGTATGGAATCTGGAAGTGGAAACGGTGACAGTGAGGTCCAACGGACTATGCTTGAGCTTCTCAATCAACTTGATGGATTCGAAGCGTCAAACAAAATCAAG GTTCTGATGGCGACAAATCGAATTGATATTCTGGATCAAGCTCTTCTCAGGCCAGGAAGGATTGATAGGAAAATCGAATTCCCTAATCCTAATGAAGAT TCACGTTGTGATATCTTGAAGATTCACTCGAGGAAAATGAATCTGATGCGTGGGATTGATCTGAAAAAGATTGCAGAGAAGATGAATGGTGCTTCAGGTGCTGAACTGAAG GCTGTGTGCACGGAGGCGGGCATGTTTGCTCTGAGGGAGAGGAGAGTACACGTGACACAGGAAGACTTTGAGATGGCGGTGGCGAAGGTTATGAAGAAAGACACAGAGAAGAACATGTCTTTGCGTAAGCTCTGGAAGTAG